Proteins co-encoded in one Juglans regia cultivar Chandler chromosome 16, Walnut 2.0, whole genome shotgun sequence genomic window:
- the LOC108982942 gene encoding abscisic acid 8'-hydroxylase 4-like, whose translation MDTTISILIYIFLFLTTLSSYPLMRKKKKKTGSISELPPGSMGWPYIGDTLQLYSQDPNIFFAKKQNRYGEIFKTHILGCPSVMLASPEAARFVLVTHAHLFKPTYPKSKERMIGPSALFFHQGNYHAHLRKLVQSSLSPETIRKLVPDIEVIAISALESWAGGQVIINTFHELKKFSFDVGILSIFGQLEGKYREKLGENYCIVDKGYNSFPTKMPGTAYAKALSARKRLSQIVSKIICEREEKKLLEKDLLGYLMNFKDQKGQSLTRDQIADNIIGVLFAAQDTTASILTWILKYLHDDQELLEAVKAEQNAIYGENDGGKRPLTWAQTRSMPLTYRVIQESLRMASIVSFTFREAVVDVEYKGYLIPKGWKVLPLFRNIHHNPEYFPDPHKFDASRFEVAPKPHTFMPFGNGEHACPGNELAKLEMFVLIHHLVTRFRWEVVGSQSGIQYGPFPIPMNGLPAIFWKQPSSPKQDALLSHEA comes from the exons ATGGACACTACTATTTCAATTCTGATATACATATTTCTCTTTCTCACAACTCTTTCCTCGTATCCCttaatgaggaaaaaaaagaagaaaactggGAGCATATCTGAACTTCCTCCTGGTTCAATGGGGTGGCCTTACATAGGAGATACCCTCCAACTCTACTCTCAAGACCCAAACATATTCTTTGCTAAGAAGCAAAACAG ATATGGAGAAATATTCAAAACCCACATACTTGGCTGTCCTAGCGTCATGCTGGCTAGCCCTGAGGCGGCGCGATTTGTGCTAGTGACTCATGCTCATTTGTTCAAGCCCACGTACCCCAAAAGCAAAGAGAGGATGATTGGCCCTTCCGCACTCTTCTTTCACCAAGGAAACTACCACGCTCACCTTAGGAAGTTGGTTCAAAGTTCTTTATCCCCCGAGACAATCCGGAAACTAGTTCCTGATATCGAAGTCATAGCCATTTCTGCCTTGGAGTCGTGGGCAGGGGGGCAAGTGATCATTAATACGTTTCACGAGCTGAAGAAG TTCTCTTTCGATGTCGGCATTCTTTCTATCTTTGGTCAGTTAGAAGGCAAATATAGAGAAAAGTTGGGGGAGAACTACTGCATAGTTGATAAGGGCTACAATTCTTTTCCAACAAAAATGCCTGGTACTGCATATGCGAAAGCACTCTCG GCAAGGAAAAGGCTTAGTCAGATTGTAAGCaagataatttgtgaaagagaggagaaaaaactGCTGGAGAAGGATCTCTTGGGTTATTTGATGAACTTCAAAGATCAAAAGGGGCAAAGTTTAACTAGGGATCAAATCGCTGATAATATCATCGGAGTGTTGTTTGCAGCTCAGGACACAACAGCTAGTATCCTAACATGGATTCTCAAGTACCTCCATGATGACCAGGAACTTCTCGAAGCTGTAAAG GCCGAGCAAAATGCAATATATGGAGAGAATGATGGAGGGAAGAGGCCCTTGACATGGGCTCAGACTAGGAGTATGCCACTTACATATAGG GTTATCCAAGAGAGCTTGAGGATGGCAAGCATCGTATCATTTACCTTTAGGGAAGCGGTGGTTGATGTAGAGTACAAGG GATATCTCATACCAAAGGGTTGGAAAGTACTGCCACTGTTCAGGAATATTCATCACAACCCAGAATATTTCCCAGATCCTCATAAGTTTGATGCCTCTAGATTTGAG GTTGCTCCAAAACCCCATACTTTCATGCCATTTGGCAACGGAGAGCACGCTTGTCCCGGCAATGAGCTTGCCAAGCTAGAGATGTTCGTTTTGATCCACCATCTAGTAACCAGGTTCAG GTGGGAGGTGGTGGGATCTCAAAGTGGGATTCAGTATGGCCCATTCCCTATTCCCATGAATGGACTCCCAGCCATATTTTGGAAACAACCCAGCAGTCCCAAACAAGATGCCTTGCTTTCACATGAGGCCTAA
- the LOC108982945 gene encoding LAG1 longevity assurance homolog 2-like: MDSIWSHNGAPHPCHFVVAVFFALGFVVARFSLDKLIFRRLAIRLLSNGTVPLKTDEATRVKFVKCSESMWKLTYYAAVEACILKITYNEPWLMDRKGYFRGWPNQELLLPLKLFYMCQCGFYVYSIAALLTWETRRKDFSVMMSHHVITIALIGYSYITSFFRIGSVILALHDASDIFMEAAEVFKYSEKELAASVFFGFFAVSWLILRLVFFPLWVIKASRFALRVIDFNSPDVALAYPTLLYYVFNTMLLMLLVFHIYWWVLICSMIQRQLKNRGKVGEDIRSDSEDDE, translated from the exons ATGGACTCGATCTGGAGCCACAATGGCGCGCCGCACCCGTGCCATTTCGTCGTCGCTGTCTTCTTTGCTCTCGGCTTCGTCGTCGCCAGGTTCTCCCTTGACAAACTCATCTTTCGC AGGTTGGCCATCCGGTTGTTGAGTAATGGAACTGTTCCATTGAAGACTGATGAAGCAACACGAGTAAAGTTTGTAAAATGCTCAGAGTCAATGTGGAAACTAACATACTATGCAGCTGTTGAAGCATGTATTCTCAAAATTACATACAACGAACCATGGCTCATGGATAGAAAAGGATACTTTAGAGGCTGGCCAAATCAAGAGCTGCT TCTTCCCTTAAAGCTTTTCTACATGTGCCAATGTGGATTCTACGTCTACAGCATTGCTGCCCTCCTTACGTGGGAGACTCGAAGGAAGGATTTCTCAGTAATGATGTCCCATCATGTAATTACCATTGCCTTGATTGGGTACTCATATATTACAAG CTTTTTTCGAATTGGTTCAGTTATTCTTGCCCTGCATGATGCTAGTGATATATTCATGGAAGCTGCTGAAGTTTTTAAATACTCTGAGAAGGAGCTTGCTGCAAGTGTCTTTTTTGGATTCTTTGCCGTTTCATGGCTCATTCTGCGGCTAGTATTCTTCCCTCTTTGGGTTATAAAAGCATCAAGGTTTGCCCTCAgggtaattgattttaattcaCCAGATGTGGCATTA GCCTATCCTACATTACTGTACTATGTTTTCAATACAATGTTGCTGATGCTACTCGTGTTTCACATATACTGGTGGGTACTCATATGCTCAATGATCCAGAGACAGTTGAAAAACAGAGGAAAGGTTGGAGAAGATATAAGATCTG ATTCAGAGGACGATGAATAA
- the LOC108982941 gene encoding ethylene-responsive transcription factor ERF109-like, translating into MQGKSFNAPTLDEASSSNQHPYRLTTEQEFSIMVVALTNVVSGTSAVTSANPDYSTNSLLFHTPSFTNLDTCHVCNIDGCLGCNFFFPPMDKFQEEEEEEVEDNKKKKGKLPAEATKRRAKKYYRGVRQRPWGKWAAEIRDPKRAIRVWLGTFNTAEEAARAYDKAAIDFRGPRAKLNFPFSEYTTHRDQVSESCVTSSEQHHSNSYSSAGIENRSKENELCEPISEDEFQRWMMMDFSENSSDSAATGTECS; encoded by the coding sequence ATGCAGGGCAAGTCGTTCAATGCACCAACGCTAGATGAGGCTTCGTCGAGCAATCAACATCCGTATCGGCTCACAACTGAGCAGGAATTCTCCATCATGGTTGTCGCTCTCACCAATGTTGTCTCCGGCACTTCTGCTGTTACTTCTGCTAATCCTGACTATTCTACGAACTCCCTCCTCTTTCACACACCATCTTTCACTAATTTGGACACTTGTCATGTGTGCAACATTGACGGTTGTCTCGGCTGCAACTTTTTCTTCCCTCCCATGGATAAGTTtcaggaagaggaagaggaagaggtagaagacaacaagaagaagaaagggaaattACCCGCAGAAGCGACGAAGAGGCGAGCAAAGAAGTACTACAGGGGCGTCAGGCAGAGACCGTGGGGCAAATGGGCAGCGGAGATCCGAGACCCAAAGCGTGCAATTCGAGTTTGGCTTGGCACTTTCAACACAGCAGAGGAGGCCGCCCGAGCTTATGACAAGGCGGCTATCGACTTTCGAGGGCCACGGGCAAAGCTTAACTTTCCCTTTTCGGAATATACGACGCATAGGGATCAGGTTTCAGAGTCGTGCGTGACATCATCAGAACAACATCATTCAAATTCCTATTCCTCAGCAGGAATTGAAAATAGATCAAAGGAAAATGAGTTGTGTGAACCTATTAGTGAGGACGAGTTTCAGCGGTGGATGATGATGGATTTTTCTGAGAATTCTTCAGATTCTGCTGCTACTGGGACTGAATGCTCCTAA